A stretch of DNA from Artemia franciscana chromosome 6, ASM3288406v1, whole genome shotgun sequence:
gaaaccagaagtcttggaaaacgctttgagtgaaAAGATCGTAATAAAACCTAGTGGGAAGAAGCTcgtggctcttctgacctcgtcacaagtgccatatgagctattgtTTCTTAAAGCATAGTTCCTGATGTGACTCGATTCATCATCAGTATTTAAATCAAGAGGATTATTGATGTTATGTGAATAGACAAGTCTTTTATACTTGTTATGTTATTATGAACCTTATATAGtcagacgatttttttttcaaaccatcTTTGCTTCAGTTAAcaatcttttgtttttagttatttactcATATCTTAAACTGTTATGTAAAAATTTTGTTGGATTTTGAAATCCTGTAAAAGGAGCAAGCTTGGTTTCCTGTGACTATTCTTATTTGaatttgcttatactttttTCCAGAAAATGAAGACAGACTCCCATATGTTAGTAAGAATCCTCCTGGATGTAAGCTTTCCAATTGTATTGCCTGAATaagaggaaatatttttttccgtttctccGGATATGTCCATAAAAATTGAGCCTGATTCTAACCCTGTGAAACTGGAGTTTGATCCTAGCATGGGAAAAGGTATGTTTTCAAGTGTCTCTAACTTTATTTTGTGCATTTGCACATCTAAAACGGAAGGATAAATCccctaaaaatttgaaaaaatagagaCATTCTTTGAGCCTCCTTTCATGTTTACTTAACCTCCTGTCATACTTAGGGAGGGATAATCACTGTATAATCCAGGATTAAGTCATAGAACCTTTTTCCTAATTGTAGGATCGAACACCATTGTAGGAGTActctctataggaggacaactacAGCAGGGTGTAGGATACATATTAGGGACAACAGTCTCTACAAACTTTTTGTATACACTACATGTTGTGTATTGTCTGGGTCACAGTTGCCAGTCCCAAGTTCGGATAAACTGAGGAAAGTTGGGCGACAGGATTGCACCCTGGACTTGCTTTGGCAAGGAGAACCATCTTGCAATGAAAAGTGTCAATCAAGCCTTGGACTTCACAGTTATTATGGCGACCTTAGCATGTCCCTGGATATCCTCACGGTGGTGGTCAAACCACCCAAAGATTGAACCACCTTGAAAGGAATGGTAAGATAATTGtcatttggaatattttgactCTGGGTTGTCCTTGTGCTGAGCTACTTCTTGGTACTGTTTTTCATGCAATATTCTGTTGCTATTGCTGGCATTACAGGAAATATTTACCAGGAGAAGGTGATAAATTCTTCAGTGAAACCTACAGTCTATTTTTTTCACGTACTGGCAACACAAAAATGACTGGTGCTGGTCTGGTTCTTCATAAGAGAGCTAGAAATGCACTTATTTCCGATATGCCCTATCAGAGCATCACCTCGCAGCCCGTCTGAGACACCGTCATGGAAGATTCtttgtagttttattttatgcGCCAACAAATAAGGCTGACTCTGATGTTAAGGAACAGTTTTGGACAGACCCCAcgcagtttatttttttctgcctCTCCCCGCGATGTACTGCTTCTTCTTAAGAATTTCAATGCTACCATTAGTGATCCCTCAAGTATCTGGAAAGACCTCAAGGGGCGTGTCACCCAAGACATAGCTACTGACAATGGAAGTTGCCGGCTTCAGCTCTGCAGCGCTCGTAAGCTAGTTAGCTCCAACAGAGTTTTCAAAAGACCTTTATAGTAACGACGGCGTTATAAAGAAAATGACTGTTTATGTCATCATCTCTCGGCGGTGAAGGTCGTCGGTTTCTTGTCGGTGCTCGTTTCGTGGTGCTGACCTGGGTAGTACTGATCACAGACTTGCAGTTGCGAAAATTCATCTTAAGCTGAGATACTGATACATCAAGAAGTCAAGTGACATCACCATCGTGACATGTGTGGACGGGGCGCTTTTTGGATACATTTTGTCCAACCTTTCAAGGTGGAATGAACACTTCCCATCTCTGCTTAATATGTCGCCTTTCTCTCCATCTGTAGCGACTCCTGCCATCCCCCAACCAGTTATCCACAATGACCTcgttaattttgatattaaaacgTTCTCAGTGGTGGAAATTCAAATTGCtgtgaagaaattgaaaaactgCTAAGCTCCAGGAATCTGTAGAATCTCTTCGGAGCTGCTTAAGAATTGTGGCGGCACTATCCTGCTATGGCTCCAAATACTATACAATTCAATACGAAAGTTGGAGATCATCCCGAAAGACTGGTTTACAGGGGTAATTTACCACTGTGGACGAGGAAAGGTTCCAAGAGTGAGTGCCAGAACTTTAGAAGGATAACACTCCTCTCATTTCTAGGTAAACTCTTATCTATGGTTTTGTTACAGTGATGTTTTGCTCACCTCTGACGAAAACCCAGAATAGAGGATGCTGGTTTTATGCCTGGCCGATCAACAACAATCTTATGGAGCAAATATTCTCCATAAGACAAACCATCTCGAAAGCGGACGAGTTACGCCTGTAGGCTTTCATTGCTTATGTCGATTTACAGGCAGCATTCGACTCAGTTGATCGAGATTCTCTCTGGAATATCCTTTCTAATACTGGCCTCCCGTCAAAATATGTCCTCCTACTCAGGGCCCTGCATTACAAGACTGAAAGCTGTGTAAAAGTGAACGGTAGACGCGGCTCGTTCTTTCCAGTAAGAATAGGAGCCAGGGAAGGTTGCACAGTTGCTCCTGATCTATTTAACTGTATTATAGATCATGTTATGACTTGTACAACCCGGAAGTTGAGTTTTGGACTTAAGTATGAGGATAGAATTGTCACTGATTGTGATTTTGCTGATGTCATAGCACTAGTCACTAACTCCAAGTCACTGCTACTCATGGCTCTAAACTCACTTCTGAGAGAAGCTGCAAGTACTGGACTATCCATCAAGTCGACGAAGACGAAATTTATGGTAGCACAGCGAAAGTCTGACGCCAACAATTCTAATTACTTGGTCATTGGAATCAAATCGAAGTGATTGACCATTTCATTTATCTTGGTTCTATAATATAATCGGACGGCTGCTTTGACTAAGAAGTGGTTGCCTGTGCAGCCAAGGCGTCTGTTGTCTTTGGTAGAAATAGCCATGCATGGCAGAAACCAATGATCAAATGAGCTTCCAAATTGAAGATCCTTAGAGGGTCAGTCTATTCGATCCTGTTCTAGGGAGCTGAAACTTGGCCTGTAACTACAGCTATTCAGTGCCATATTGGCACTCTTCAATCTAAGTGGCTTCAAACAATCAAGAAAATCCGATGGACAGATTTTGTCAGCAATGACTGACTACGAAGTATGACTTCCCAGTTACCCTTTTCCGACCTGGTTGCCGAGCGGACACTTTGCTGGTTCCAACGTCTCTTATGAATGCCTGCGGACACTCCGGCTCGGTTTTCTTTACGACTTTGAACCAACCATTAGTGACTGGAAATATCGAAGAGGAAGAGCCCAGTTCTGGTGGAATGATAATCTCGGAAAATTCCTGGACCATGCTTGAATTTTGCTGTCTGATGCAGATGCCCTTGCTGCAGACCGCTCCATGCGGAGAATGCTGACGACGCTCTCAACGCCACTTTGGCATGAGGATTAAGCTAAGTATAGCTaagtttgcttttctttgaaaaacttattttgtgggaaaagtttttttcaaattaatttccgtttgtttttcTCAACATGgtcttttttatggaaaaagaaaatttatatgtagtaaaacattttatatgaaaatactgtaattttttttttataagaattcaTAGTTtagcttgctatttgtatgctagggaaatttttcaacaatttcttAACAACATatacctttttgaaaattttgcctcAAATAGTTTAGTTAAGTTTTATACCTTCTCTAGTTAACCTGAAACATAAAACTGAATACCCTTCCCCAAAAAATCTACTTCACTTGTTTGGTTTGGTTAAATTGTTCGagcagaagtttttttttttaaagaacactagaacttttaatttccaattgaactAGAtcccttaaaagtttcaataattACTAGTTATGATAGAGCTGGACTGCCTTTTATAGTGcatatatgcccttttgaaaacctatgcctgttctttgtttaattatCACTAATAAATAAGCCCCAAATTCAGTCACCTTTTCACCCTTGACGGTACAATGGAATTGAAGTTTAAATCTCGTCTTAACATTGTGCtggaaatgaacaaaaaattgttttgcatGAAAGACATGTTAACTTCTGAACTctgtcaaaagaaaatattagggGTTCCAGATAGCAGCCACCTCTTAGATTTTTTGTTCTTGGTCATGTGCTTTTTTGTCAAGTAAGGGATAGATCTTTATGGCGGACTTAATTGAAATGGTGAAACATGCACCAATAAAAATATCGGTGATTacgcttttattttttaatgactcTTTACTGTAGAATTTACAAAGCTAAGGTACCATAGGTCAACTGTCTCTTCTCCTGAAAAGGGGTTTGAATTTTAGGATTGGGTTTCTTtcttatgaaaagtaaaaaataaagtaattcaGGTAGTTTTAGTCTGAAATCTTGTGAAATCTAGTCTTGAAATACCtcaagttttaaaatatttatagtcACTTTAAAATTATTGATATCAGCATGGacaaaattatcagaaaaaagGTCTCAGATCTATAAATTAATCAGTTGAGGAAGAGACGTGCGAATTTCTTTTACAGTGAATTTGTAATTTACTGTTAACGCATAGTTTTCAAATCAAATGCTGCTAAACAAACTTCCCAAgtaattatttagtttaacggttatttttttattattttagacaGTGCTGTCACATTGCAATTTGAAAACGACCTACAGAACCAAGTAAGTGGACTACCTAGTATGCCTGGCTTAAccaatatttatttgaaacaagAAACAGATTCAGATTTTGAGCTCGAAACATCAAGTCCAATCCAAGTGATGCATGACGTATCTCAATGTCAAAGAACTCATGCTGGGAAAAAACCTTTTGAGTGTGATAAATGTATGAAAGAGTTCAGCCAAAGTTCTCGTGTATCTAAATATCGGAAAAATCACACTAAGGAGAAGCCTTTCGAGTGTCAAATATGTGAAAAAAGCTTCACGTCTAGTTCTAATTTATCTAAACATAAAAGAATTCATACAGGGGAAAAACCTTTCAAGTGTGACATATGTATGAAAAAATTCAGCCAAAGTTCTTCTTTAACTGTACATCGAAGAATTCACACTGGGGAGAAACGTTTCAAGTGTTTAGTATGTGATAAAAGCTTCACTTCCAGCCCTGAATTATCTATGCATCAAAGAATTCATTCAGGCGAAAAACCTTACAAGTGTGATATATGTATGAAAAGGTTTAGCCAAAGTTCTTCTTTAACTGTACACCGAAGAATTCACACTGGGGAGAAACCTTTCAAGTGTCAAGTATGTGAAAAAAGTTTCACTTCTAGTACTAATTTATCTCAACATCAAAGAACTCACACTGGGGAGAAACACCAAAGATATCATATGGGTGGCAAATCGTATGACTCgagatagcaaaaaaaaacttcactttTAGCCTTGAATTATCTGTGCACTAACGAATCAATTCTGGTGAAAACTTTGCTTATGCGATATGTGCATGAAAAAGTTCAGCTAAACTTCTGATATATCTGTACACCAAAGACGTCACACCGAGGAGAAACCTTTCAAGTATGGTATATGTATGAAACAGTTCAGTCAAAGTTCATATTTAAGAATACACCAAAGGATTCACACCGGGAAGAAACCTTTAAGTgtgaaatttgtgaaaaaagtttcaCTTCTAGTGCTAATTTGTCTTAACACCAAAGAAGTCAAACCGAGGAGAAACCTTTCAAGTGCAGggtatatatatgaaaaagttctgtCCAAGTTTATATTTAACAATACATCAAAGGACTCACAGTGAGAAGAAACCTTTCAAGTGTGAACTGTGCGAAAATTCTTCACTTCTTGTACTAATTTGTCTcaatacactaaaaaaaaaaaatctaagttttggcttattatttatatttttgccacAGATTTGTTAAATTTCGCAACATAATTGTACCATAGAACTTTCATTGAGTAGGTAAAGGGATTATCATTCAAATAAATGGATTAAATTTCTAATCCTAGTGGATTAAATTTCTAGTGGATCTTAATCCTAGCCTGTTATCTCAGTGCAATTACATCATTGGGCAGCTCTTCACCAGTTGCCGctaactttatatttttaattttttttctttaaccttTACCTTACCCTTCTATGATAACTACACCTTCAAAACccgaagagaaaataaaataaataaaaatataaaaagtaaatgCCATTGGATTGCTACACCAAATATTCTGCCTATGTTTTGGAAGATAGTTAGAATACTTACAAATCCTTcttttcttaattgtttttatttgtcatactttctctttggctgctCAGTTTTGTGTTTGAGGGAAATTTCCAATAGGGGTTATTcataacttcatattttttataattaaaaaatcagaatttttcagttttttcgaaaaaagttaaatttttttatattttgtcgagaaaattcacaatttttcaattttgtcttcattgttttttcttttatattgttATTCGGTTAATTTTCATTCTTGTCAAAGACAATCATTTATTTGAAACGTTTGTCTCAAAGTTTAAAtacacattattttttaatctgtgAATCCttgccttttttaatgtttgttcaCCTAATCcatactttttcagtttttgctaCCTTCAACTAGACACTGATGACTCCTGCCCTAAATGCATTGCTTACcgttatatatcttatataacATATCATTTATATATGCTATGGCAGAAACCACCCGAGGAAATGAAACTACATACCCCTTACATTAAGTTTGTTCAAGGTTTAGATATCATAAAAATGGTCTCTTAATCAGACATCATATTATGAATGAAATATATAACCATGCTTAGGCTATTCTTGAGCTTTGGACCGTTTTAATCTTCACTTGTATACAGTGTCACTTGTTCACATTTGGTCATGTGATCATAAAGATGCAACGACGATTGGCTTCGTTTTTCAAACCGACTGTAAGTAAATCtaccacattttaaattttgtttcgtcGACCAATCTTACTGAACGAACCAGAACAAGAGCtacgagctcatatggcacttgttacgagtgtttttctatttaatttctgatcattttttaaataaagccaggaaatctggattcacctccacggagaaatcccccttAGAAACATCCTCTGAACAATACAATCCTGGTTAAAATTTActgggacaattacccttaacacttCCAAGCGTGAAATTGAGCCAGTAAatagaaagcaagatatataaagaaattttgtataggaattctggaaaatttttccagtacacaatttcccctgaaaagttcatcccctagaaaattcattttccatggaaaattctcctcgaGCTAagtcccccagccaaaaaaatcgTCCTCCCCTTCCCACCCTagaaatgtatgcatgcttccgaataagaaatactatatgtaaacaatggtcacattttttaacttgaagacCTTATCCCAAGAGCTCTGGGgtttcatgttatctccaaagacattattattaggcctttcaacgatgttgaacaaaatagctatctcagatttttggtcaggggaatttggggaaaaatggcgtgggcaaaaaaataaataaataaacacgcatccgtgatctttcttgtaatatgaagtacaaaattccacatttttgcagataggagcttggagcctctacaatagggttctcttaatacgctgaatctgatggtatgattttattatgattatatgAGTTCTAAGGGTGTTTcagccattttttgaaaatcaggcacatttctcaggcttgtaacctttgaagggtaagactaaacttaataaaatgtatttaaaatcagcataaaagtttagttcttttgacatatctattggtatcaaattccattttttagagtttcggttactattgagtcgggtcgctccttacttacagctcgttaccaagaactgtttataAGATAATGCTCAGACAAATCTTGTTgagtttcttcttttgaagaGGAAAGATAGAACAAAAAGCGACAAAGATAAGAAATTTAAACCTAATAAGTTTTCGTCCGCATGAATTACTATGGCTAGCTTCAGTTTACCTTgcttcaaaaagtgtttaatcaCCCGACAGCAGTACTCGTGCAtcatattttgtgtttattgattCTAGGTTAAAATATAGAATCAAGGGAATGATAGCTTTGCAAGGTAAtcctacataaacaaaaaaataaataaagaagtgtaTCACAGAAACCtataaaacctataaaaacctacaaaacataaaatttaatagCACATTGGACTtaattgaatgaaataaaaaagacatgttttttcaactgaatgtaagaagaaacattaaagctcaaaacggatagcaatttttaagtatatgaaggggttcacccccttgtcaatactcgctctttacgctgttcaaatttggttccaattctttaagaatgactcctgaatctcaaaggccgtttgattagaataaatatatcttttgaaagtactaaaaaaaaactttagcgtaaagagcgaggtattgacgaaagggtgaaccttctcatatgtaataatttcttttcgttttaagtttcaatcctgctccttactttgagttgaagaaacttttttttcatttaatttcttattctttttttaataatgcttggaaatccagtgcccccttgatcgaaaattcagctcccctatgaaaagtttctccatggaaagatcctcctacataaccTCCTCTGCTCGAGCtgcccccccaccagaaaaaaactgaaaacgtctgtatacttcgcaattacctatactatttataaaaaagggcaaagtcCACAAATTGAAAACCTTCCCCCAGAGACTTTGGACAATTAAGACAtctttaaagacatatttattagatttttcaaatatattaaacaaaatggctgttaaacaaaatgtaaatatatttaaacaaaatggtaaaatgcGGAGAGAGTTCTACGAGGTTTTGGACAGAGTGTTAAATGAGTTTGAAGAGCGTCTTTCTGTCCAGCTGCCAGTGCTAGAAGCCACACGTTGCCTTAACCCCAAATCAAAGATTTTATGGACTCAGATTTACTTCTTGTAATCGCGACATACTTCGATCAGGCGGGAATCTATACTATGCAGCTGAAATGTCAAGCTTTAATAGCTCGTGCATTTGTGTCGCAGCTTCCACAGAAACCGGCAAACGCTTTAGATGTCTTCGAACGCCTCGGAGGATTGAAAGAAGCTTATTCTGAGCTTCTTAAGGTCGTCAGGGTAGTCCTCACACTCCCGCTCACAACGTGCTCAAATGAacgttttttctctgtgttgacGTTTGTGAAGGACTACCTCCGGACAACGATGGAAAACGAGCGACTTTCGCATATGCTGCTTATATTCTCTGAGAAAGCTGCAGTGAAGGAGCTCAATTTTGAGAAGCTTGTCGACGACTtcgcaaaaatgaagcaaaggagatatccattgctgaagtaactgtaggtaagtttctgatttatacagtaaatgttctattttggtACTGTTTTTGGTCCCTAAATAAGCTGCAAAATGCGAACCCCAAAGGTAGTACGGTACCTAAAGGCAtgttcgaaaattttaaaatttttaaggctggatgggggcccaaaatcgatttttggccccccccctaaggttttctgaaatggcgccactgatatatatatgtttttaactatgtaaaactcgcg
This window harbors:
- the LOC136028027 gene encoding gastrula zinc finger protein XlCGF71.1-like translates to MSIKIEPDSNPVKLEFDPSMGKDSAVTLQFENDLQNQVSGLPSMPGLTNIYLKQETDSDFELETSSPIQVMHDVSQCQRTHAGKKPFECDKCMKEFSQSSRVSKYRKNHTKEKPFECQICEKSFTSSSNLSKHKRIHTGEKPFKCDICMKKFSQSSSLTVHRRIHTGEKRFKCLVCDKSFTSSPELSMHQRIHSGEKPYKCDICMKRFSQSSSLTVHRRIHTGEKPFKCQVCEKSFTSSTNLSQHQRTHTGEKHQRYHMGGKSYDSR